One Novipirellula galeiformis DNA segment encodes these proteins:
- a CDS encoding DUF1559 domain-containing protein, with protein sequence MKRVKGFTLVELLVVIAIIGVLVGLLLPAVQAAREAARRMQCSNHLKQIGLALHNYHDTHRSFPPGGIVAEKVTKGLGDTWCNSGAATQGAPWTVLILPFMEEGARYDQYDFDLPLSASFTSQVPSSSPNRPLWYDSNGNYQCPSDPASGGDVNNLNYFGVQGGGSSSNVNCFGGNSNVFFVNGILYANSRSKFRDITDGTTNTFLVGETKYHLTEAGTNSTFYFSWASSIRLGSGGTMPHPATLAGSYESINSRIPTGSKPVGSTDSRTGYSRLFGSYHPGGCHMLMGDASVNFISESMDLDLYRQLGIRNDALPIGGLEL encoded by the coding sequence ATGAAACGCGTTAAGGGTTTTACGCTGGTCGAATTGTTGGTCGTGATCGCGATCATCGGCGTTTTGGTGGGCTTGCTATTGCCCGCCGTTCAAGCTGCTCGTGAAGCAGCCCGACGGATGCAGTGTTCAAACCATCTCAAGCAGATTGGACTTGCGCTACACAATTATCACGATACCCATCGAAGCTTTCCGCCGGGTGGTATTGTGGCTGAAAAGGTGACCAAGGGATTGGGCGACACGTGGTGCAACAGCGGTGCTGCCACGCAAGGAGCACCTTGGACCGTGCTAATTTTGCCGTTCATGGAAGAGGGAGCTCGTTATGATCAGTACGACTTTGACCTCCCTTTATCGGCCTCGTTCACGAGCCAGGTCCCAAGTTCATCGCCCAACCGTCCGCTGTGGTATGATTCGAACGGGAATTATCAATGCCCGTCAGATCCTGCTTCGGGTGGCGACGTGAACAATCTGAACTACTTCGGCGTGCAAGGGGGTGGCAGCTCAAGTAACGTCAACTGTTTTGGTGGCAACTCAAACGTCTTTTTCGTCAACGGCATCTTGTACGCGAACTCAAGAAGCAAGTTTCGCGACATCACCGATGGAACGACCAATACCTTTCTGGTCGGCGAAACAAAGTACCATCTGACCGAAGCCGGAACCAACTCGACATTCTACTTCAGCTGGGCCTCGTCGATTCGTCTTGGTTCGGGAGGAACGATGCCGCATCCCGCCACCCTGGCGGGATCGTATGAGTCAATCAATTCCCGCATCCCGACCGGCAGCAAGCCAGTGGGCAGCACCGATTCAAGGACCGGCTACTCGCGTCTGTTCGGCAGCTATCATCCCGGCGGCTGCCATATGCTGATGGGCGATGCCTCGGTAAATTTCATCAGCGAATCGATGGACCTCGATCTCTATCGCCAACTCGGAATCCGCAACGACGCCCTGCCGATCGGAGGGCTCGAGCTATGA